A single region of the Silene latifolia isolate original U9 population chromosome 8, ASM4854445v1, whole genome shotgun sequence genome encodes:
- the LOC141597326 gene encoding uncharacterized protein LOC141597326 produces the protein MESGASNSCTTKGGKYPGIKDGSWFTQFRYGSNPWMARYVYGFIFLVTNFLAWVVRDYGQDAIKLLGMKQPGRFKECHGGRDCSGTIGVLRVSLGCFMFFMAMFISTVGTSKVYDRRDTWHSGWWFAKASMFVGFMLLSFLFPPSFVYFYGEIAHFGAGIFLLIQLVSVITFITWLNDCFQTDKTAETCRVYVTIVASASYFICIVGVILMYLWYAPDTSCILNIFFITWTIVLLQLMTSVALQPKINKGFLTPGIMGLYIVFLCWCAIRSEPPGTSCNRKAEASKRTDWLTLISFIVALLTIVFATFSTGIDSKCFQFLKKETEEEEDVPYGYGFFHLVFATGAMYFAMLLVGWNSHHHMQKWTIDVGWTSTWVRIVNEWLAACVYIWMLVAPVILKNRQVSEIP, from the exons ATGGAGAGTGGTGCAAGCAATAGTTGCACCACTAAAGGTGGCAAGTATCCAGGGATAAAAGATGGATCTTGGTTCACCCAGTTTCGATATGGGTCCAACCCTTGGATGGCAAGATATGTATATGGCTTTATCTTCCTCGTCACAAATTTTCTAGCTTGGGTTGTTCGCGATTATGGTCAAGATGCAATAAAATTGCTCGGAATGAAACAACCGGGAA GATTTAAGGAATGCCATGGTGGTCGAGATTGCTCAGGCACTATAGGAGTACTACGCGTGAGCTTGGGTTGTTTT atgtttttTATGGCAATGTTCATATCTACAGTTGGAACCTCAAAGGTATATGATCGTCGAGATACATGGCATTCAGGGTGGTGGTTTGCAAAGGCTTCCATGTTTGTAGGGTTCATGCTCTTGTCTTTCTTGTTCcctccttcttttgtttatttctATG GGGAGATTGCACATTTCGGAGCCGG GATATTTCTCTTGATCCAGCTTGTGAGTGTGATTACTTTCATTACCTGGCTCAATGATTGTTTCCAGACCGACAAGACCGCAGAAACATG TCGGGTCTACGTGACGATAGTTGCCAGTGCTTCATACTTTATATGCATAGTGGGAGTAATCTTGATGTACCTGTGGTATGCACCAGATACATCATGTATCCTCAACATATTTTTCATCACTTGGACTATTGTTCTTCTTCAGCTGATGACTAGTGTTGCCCTGCAACCCAAA ATCAACAAAGGTTTCCTGACTCCTGGTATAATGGGCCTGTACATTGTGTTTCTCTGTTGGTGCGCGATCAGAAG TGAACCTCCCGGAACCAGTTGCAACAGAAAGGCCGAGGCTTCGAAGAGGACTGACTGGCTTACCCTCATT AGTTTCATCGTTGCACTACTGACGATAGTATTCGCAACATTTTCAACAGGCATTGATTCAAAGTGCTTCCAG TTCTTGAAAAAAGAAACAGAAGAGGAGGAAGATGTACCATATGGTTACGGGTTCTTCCATCTTGTTTTCGCTACTGGAGCAATGTATTTCGCAATGCTGCTCGTCGGCTGGAATTCTCATCATCATATGCAGAA GTGGACAATTGATGTTGGTTGGACAAGTACTTGGGTGAGAATAGTTAACGAATGGCTGGCAGCTTGTGTATACA TATGGATGCTGGTGGCTCCTGTTATACTAAAGAATAGACAAGTTAGTGAAATTCCCTGA